A genomic stretch from Ursus arctos isolate Adak ecotype North America unplaced genomic scaffold, UrsArc2.0 scaffold_21, whole genome shotgun sequence includes:
- the AVPR1A gene encoding vasopressin V1a receptor, producing MGSMRISGGPAAVSADNSSQWWPLSAGGANSSREAEALGEGRSPPGDVRDEELAKAEIAVLAVTFVVAVLGNSSVLVALHRTPRKTSRMHLFIRHLSLADLAVAFFQVLPQMCWDITYRFRGPDVLCRVVKHLQVFGMFVSPYMLVVMTADRYIAVCHPLKTLQQPTRRSRLMIAAAWVLSFVLSTPQYFVFSMVEVDNVTKAVDCWATFIQPWGPRAYVTWMTGSIFVAPVVILGTCYGFICYHIWRNVRGKTALRPGKGAESAGGAFHKGFLLAPCISSVKNISRAKIRTVKMTFVIVTVYIVCWAPFFILQMWSVWDDKLVWVESENPAVTITALLASLNSCCNPWIYMFFSGHLLQDCVQSFPCCQSMKQTFNKEDSDSVSRRQTSYTNNRSPTNSMGTWKDSPKFSKSVKFIPVST from the exons ATGGGCAGCATGCGTATCTCCGGAGGCCCCGCCGCGGTGTCCGCGGACAACTCCAGCCAGTGGTGGCCTCTGTCCGCCGGTGGTGCCAACAGTAGCCGGGAAGCGGAGGCGCTCGGGGAAGGCCGCAGCCCACCGGGGGACGTGCGCGACGAGGAGCTGGCCAAGGCGGAGATCGCCGTGCTGGCTGTGACTTTCGTGGTGGCCGTGCTAGGTAACAGCAGTGTGTTGGTGGCGCTGCACCGCACGCCTCGCAAGACGTCCCGCATGCACCTTTTCATCCGTCACCTCAGCCTAGCCGACCTGGCTGTCGCTTTCTTCCAGGTGCTGCCGCAGATGTGCTGGGATATCACCTACCGTTTCCGCGGACCCGACGTACTGTGCCGCGTGGTGAAGCATCTGCAGGTGTTTGGCATGTTCGTATCGCCCTACATGCTGGTGGTTATGACCGCCGACCGCTACATTGCCGTGTGCCACCCGCTGAAGACGCTGCAACAGCCAACGCGCCGCTCGCGCCTCATGATCGCTGCTGCCTGGGTGCTGAGCTTCGTGCTTAGCACGCCACAGTACTTCGTCTTCTCCATGGTCGAGGTGGACAACGTCACCAAGGCCGTTGACTGCTGGGCCACCTTCATCCAGCCCTGGGGTCCCCGCGCTTATGTGACTTGGATGACGGGAAGCATCTTCGTGGCGCCCGTGGTCATCCTGGGCACTTGCTATGGCTTCATCTGCTACCACATCTGGCGCAATGTCCGCGGAAAGACGGCTTTGCGCCCGGGGAAGGGCGCGGAGAGCGCGGGTGGCGCCTTCCATAAGGGGTTCCTGCTGGCGCCGTGTATCAGCAGCGTGAAAAACATTTCCCGTGCCAAGATCCGCACCGTGAAGATGACTTTTGTGATCGTGACAGTTTACATCGTTTGCTGGGCGCCCTTCTTCATCCTCCAGATGTGGTCTGTCTGGGATGACAAACTTGTCTGGGTCG AATCGGAAAACCCAGCTGTCACCATCACGGCATTATTGGCTTCCTTGAACAGTTGCTGTAATCCCTGGATCTACATGTTTTTCAGTGGCCACCTCCTGCAGGACTGTGTCCAGAGTTTCCCGTGCTGCCAAAGCATGAAGCAAACATTCAACAAAGAAGATTCTGACAGTGTGAGCAGAAGACAGACTTCTTATACTAACAACCGAAGCCCGACCAACAGTATGGGTACATGGAAGGACTCACCTAAATTTTCCAAGTCCGTCAAATTCATTCCTGTTTCCACCTGA